A stretch of the Corylus avellana chromosome ca6, CavTom2PMs-1.0 genome encodes the following:
- the LOC132184054 gene encoding caffeic acid 3-O-methyltransferase 1-like, which yields MASTENQSINKEDDNACLYAMHVSTSQIFPMVLTAAIELNLFDTIASLRANSDAYVSTSEIASQLPTKNPDTPSLLDRMLRLLATYSLLTCSMRTCEDGRVERLYGLSPAGKFFAQNEDGGLLSSMALLHSQPNTAELWRHLKDGILEEGNLDLHEKVYGISGVQYLENDPKLNKIFNKAMADLSEITMKKILETYKGFEGVSMLVDVAGGTGATLNMIISKYPSTKGVNFDLPNVIQHAPSYPGTIIL from the exons ATGGCTTCCACAGAAAACCAGTCCATTAACAAAGAAGACGACAATGCATGTCTCTATGCCATGCACGTGTCCACCTCTCAAATCTTTCCCATGGTGTTGACCGCTGCCATTGAGCTCAACCTGTTCGACACAATTGCTAGTCTTCGGGCAAACAGCGATGCTTACGTGTCGACCTCTGAGATTGCTTCTCAGCTGCCCACAAAAAACCCCGACACCCCTTCTCTGCTTGACCGCATGCTCCGTTTACTTGCCACGTACTCACTTCTTACTTGCTCTATGCGCACATGCGAAGATGGAAGGGTTGAGAGACTTTATGGACTCTCACCGGCTGGCAAATTCTTTGCTCAAAATGAAGATGGCGGCCTCCTAAGTTCCATGGCATTACTTCATTCTCAACCAAATACAGCAGAGCTTTG GCGACATCTTAAGGATGGTATTCTTGAAGAAGGTAATCTAGATCTACATGAAAAGGTCTATGGGATCTCCGGCGTCCAATACCTGGAAAATGATccaaaattgaacaaaatttttaacaaggCTATGGCTGATCTCTCCGAAATAACCATGAAAAAAATTCTTGAGACATACAAAGGATTTGAGGGAGTATCAATGCTGGTTGATGTTGCTGGAGGCACTGGAGCAACCCTGAACATGATCATTTCCAAGTACCCTTCAACTAAAGGCGTCAACTTTGATTTGCCTAATGTGATACAACATGCGCCATCTTATCCAGGTACCATAATCCTTTAA